From Spinacia oleracea cultivar Varoflay unplaced genomic scaffold, BTI_SOV_V1 SOVchr0_001, whole genome shotgun sequence, one genomic window encodes:
- the LOC110777738 gene encoding uncharacterized protein, producing MDRSWMYGRRDTKDFMHVVSEFYMSVLQHQASTGVKEFYCPCADCENVNTVNNVLVIRDHVFMLGFRPNYHVWVYHGESGVYVGHSSKNVVHEQEEAIHAEEEADCFEDDDDVENNIDDDNDRVEDMLHEVEDEVRDRVFECLSKAAQTPLYPGCTKYSKLSVVCTLYNIKTSGGWTDISFTELLVALSDMLPAGNELPRSNYYAKKLMCPFGLEYKKIHACPNDCLLYHKQYENLDKCPRWGVSRYKRKGVSEGKNVYPAKVLWYLPIIPRFKRLFSIKKDARNLRWHADPGRRKKDGLLRHPADSPQWKTIDKLHDTFVHHVVLLISGPKQPGNDIDVYLEPLVDDLRKMWDKGVSVFDAHANETFRLRAMLFCTINDFPAYGNLSGLLRRDHPYRKMKTTFDVDIEMDVARRALTGKEVYERVKGVETVFASQ from the exons ATGGATcgtagttggatgtatggtagacGTGACACAAAGGATTTCATGCATGTGGTTTCGGAGTTCTATATGAGTGTTTTGCAACATCAAGCTAGTACGGGGGTCAAAGAGTTTTATTGTCCTTGTGCCGATTGTGAGAATGTGAACACGGTCAATAATGTTTTGGTGATTAGAGATCATGTATTTATGCTTGGGTTTAGACCTAATTACCATGTATGGGTTTATCATGGTGAAAGTGGAGTGTACGTAGGTCATTCTAGTAAGAATGTTGTGCATGAACAAGAAGAAGCTATCCATGCGGAAGAGGAAGCCGATTGTTTTGAGGATGACGATGACgttgaaaataatattgatgatgataatgatcgTGTGGAGGACATGTTGCACGAGGTCGAGGATGAGGTTCGCGATCGTGTTTTTGAGTGCTTGTCTAAGGCGGCTCAAACACCATTGTATCCTGGTTGTACAAAGTATAGCAAGCTTTCCGTTGTTTGCACACTCTACAATATCAAGACAAGCGGAGGCTGGACTGACATTAGTTTCACTGAGTTGTTGGTGGCGCTAAGTGATATGTTACCGGCTGGCAATGAACTTCCTAGGTCGAACTATTATGCCAAGAAGCTCATGTGTCCCTTTGGTTTAGAGTACAAGAAGATACATGCTTGTCCAAATGATTGTCTGCTATATCATAAGCAGTATGAGAATTTGGATAAGTGTCCACGGTGGGGAGTGTCACGTTACAAACGCAAAGGGGTAAGCGAGGGTAAGAATGTGTACCCAGCTAAGGTGTTGTGGTATCTTCCCATAATACCGAGATTCAAGCGCTTGTTTTCGATAAAAAAAGATGCAAGGAATTTGAGGTGGCATGCAGATCCTGGTCGAAGGAAGAAAGATGGTTTGCTTAGacatcctgctgattctcccCAGTGGAAGACTATTGACAAGCTTCATGACACTTTTG TACATCATGTTGTGCTTCTTATATCGGGGCCTAAACAACCGGGAAACGACATAGATGTCTACCTTGAACCTCTCGTTGATGATTTGAGAAAGATGTGGGATAAAGGGGTTTCGGTATTTGATGCACATGCAAATGAGACGTTTAGATTGCGTGCAATGCTTTTCTGCACCATCAATGACTTCCCTGCTTATGGTAACTTATCCGG GCTTCTTAGGCGTGATCATCCCTATCGTAAGATGAAGACAACATTCGATGTGGATATTGAGATGGATGTCGCCCGTAGAGCGTTGACTGGTAAGGAAGTTTATGAGCGGGTCAAGGGTGTTGAAACGGTCTTCGCAAGTCAGTGA